A genomic region of Cryptococcus gattii WM276 chromosome F, complete sequence contains the following coding sequences:
- a CDS encoding E3 ubiquitin-protein ligase SSM4 (Similar to TIGR gene model, INSD accession AAW44363.1): MAEDINIFADEEGDVCRVCRLGEEPDNPLVYPCKCSGSVRFVHPDCLKQWVAQSQKKHCEICGHKYTFTKVYPKELPTVIPTAVYLRQGLLFLRRRVLWVLRAWLVIIVWLVILPAWNIGALFFMSLLSDLIGLKASPSEKAIDSATNATIVESTLAANTTAVTQNFVSIPSFIASPFLYANDVVRSSFQKWLQGEENTAVGFVLRGQILSLSMAAVLIGLVLLREWVHQHNWQEAEQPPRHIEPEPNPDEWFILHGVARRQVDVIARVLEATQNRAPLSLRTARRNFPPPDVPTEATGGEAENGDDNDTVNDVSERLLIGGGQELNEEWWGRQRSWADGLPAEHRGTFHEILTSLQATADAAQKAESEGQNQDVPSAQIPANNPLFQEPGMPIADIPKEDLENLRAGSQIHILPSQQGIPPRIWVEAPQGKQEQAEISNDRSDGEESGGASSEGIKPGDSKAFDALAEYRRFHALREQQQAAVTLDSADDNDGQIQGRAGPSRPAWSRTATAVGDEEREERDRVAYSAPELLKEDEVEGKGKAPASDEDVEQKEEETSFERTGGPWKPLFDPSESDDDTLQRKTEEEHGDEGDNDGDGEWEDEPDARPNPFNFDVGNLQVPVANGAALAPLRDQQNINGLENLNLAAFNDLPPAFANMPEEGIRLVRPEELGFPAAEGGANVEFVEEEEDQWDPDDWNGVLEVVGLVGPIHGLFQNLIFALFIMGFGVILILGVPMLIGKLFLSFDFFRTALGVSSKILIIIRKVTDPVVDIVLEIVKDVVVLPLMASGRAAEKIVAKKLGLEVGYRLGSSSGGFNRITASESATRFSPIVEKAIDYIATFGQFCYDSYDSILAFEHRIATSTSFSGRAACVATGYAFVAGLITLIAIAGRARLTRTATEFTETLNQHSNFVKVAFFMTLELVAFPLCVGGMIDLCFVPLFPGATILSRWGNLLGSPFGTAFIDWLVGSMFMFSFSTLLGQVRKVTRPGTMFFVRDPGDPNFSPVKDIVDKSTLHQLRKLGSSAIMYSAVVFSLFGVASWGLAYVPGGFLPLKMEPTFGPITSIPFDLLFLHLVIPPTIDLICPQTRARRLFTQWWRAVTTRYRLTNLVAPVPNENERSETPTKLENALWPICDWICQKLFGKYRIEATDARVPASDSVILMPIEQRRKEGGVFVPLDGSGIPYNRADKLRLLKQDKIAREAGRLPTSDYTIVWLPKYWRTRIHMFVATALASMSIVIALTAFTPLAVGRMMWKALGMDVHDGYSWFAGAYILYFSLTLGRRARKYITSLNRAERLRASIFSKRVKRGLLRWIAGTYGVITFYLVVPALVGMVIDVYLGGLWSNRNNMGRVIHVWDAWALGTAFCSIVVGVVGLLPRARRTGFHNICERFREPAAKNFKSTTRLARPVLVPSVILLIVPHVVGTALVELLPESAIQEENNAILFRSAILPLILVLSVTYATSRYLEAEASTIRQKVIEAEYVVEERVENYVPPASNGEQSVKLELAGAGPGPIGDNTDKAAIINEGDDDWEDM; this comes from the exons ATGGCTGAAGATATAAATATCTTTGCAGACGAAGAAGGCG ATGTCTGCCGAGTTTGTAGACTGGGCGAAGAGCCAGATAATCCTTTAGTTTATCCATGTAAATGTTCTGGATCTGTTAGGTTTGTCCATCCAGACTG TTTGAAGCAGTGGGTGGCACAGTCTCAGAAAAAACATTGTGAAATATGTGGTCACAAATACACCTTCACAAAAG TTTATCCAAAGGAACTACCCACTGTGATCCCGACAGCAGTGTATTTACGACAAGGTCTTTTGTTCCTTCGGCGGCGGGTCCTCTGGGTCCTAAGGGCATGGCTGGTGATCATCGTCTGGCTCGTTATCCTTCCTGCATGGAATATTGGTgctctcttcttcatgtCTCTGCTGTCAGATCTGAT AGGTCTGAAAGCATCCCCTAGCGAAAAAGCAATAGACTCAGCTACCAACGCCACCATTGTTGAATCCACTCTCGCCGCCAACACCACTGCCGTCACTCAGAATTTTGTTTCCATCCCTTCCTTCATTGCTAGCCCGTTCCTCTACGCCAATGACGTCGTCAGGTCCTCGTTCCAGAAGTGGCTGCAAGGCGAGGAAAACACGGCTGTCGGATTTGTCCTTCGTGGCCAAATCCTCTCACTCTCTATGGCTGCTGTTCTCATTGGCTTGGTTCTTCTGAGAGAATGGGTCCATCAACATAATTGGCAAGAGGCCGAACAGCCACCCAGGCATATTGAACCTGAACCCAATCCAGACGAATGGTTCATTCTCCACGGTGTCGCAAGGCGTCAGGTTGACGTCATTGCCCGTGTTTTGGAAGCTACTCAAAACAGAGCTCCATTATCACTCCGGACTGCCAGACGTAACTTCCCCCCCCCCGATGTTCCCACTGAAGCGACGGGTGGTGAAGCAGAAAACGGCGACGATAATGATACTGTTAACGACGTTTCCGAAAGGTTATTGATTGGTGGAGGACAAGAATTGAATGAAGAATGGTGGGGGAGACAGAGGTCATGGGCAGACGGGTTGCCGGCAGAGCACAGAGGAACTTTCCACGAGATCTTGACCAGCCTACAGGCAACTGCCGATGCGGCACAAAAGGCTGAATCGGAAGGACAGAATCAAGACGTTCCTTCTGCGCAAATTCCAGCCAACAATCCTCTTTTCCAAGAACCCGGTATGCCTATAGCTGACATTCCCAAAGAAGACCTTGAAAACTTACGAGCTGGCTCTCAAATTCATattcttccatctcaacAAGGAATTCCTCCCAGAATTTGGGTCGAAGCTCCCCAAGGAAAGCAAGAACAGGCAGAGATTAGCAACGACCGTTCGGATGGAGAGGAATCTGGTGGCGCCAGTTCTGAAGGGATCAAGCCAGGGGATTCCAAGGCCTTTGACGCCCTCGCCGAGTACCGTCGTTTCCATGCCTTGCGAGAGCAACAACAAGCTGCTGTCACTCTTGATTCTGCCGATGACAATGACGGCCAAATTCAAGGCCGAGCGGGGCCTTCAAGGCCTGCTTGGAGCAGAACGGCAACAGCCGTtggcgatgaagaacgGGAAGAACGTGATCGAGTGGCATACAGCGCCCCAGAGTTATtgaaggaggatgaagtTGAGGGCAAGGGGAAGGCTCCTGCTTCCGATGAGGACGTCGAAcagaaagaggaggaaacATCATTCGAAAGAACTGGTGGCCCTTGGAAACCTCTCTTCGACCCTAGCGAATCTGATGACGACACCCTTCAACGTAAgactgaagaagagcatGGTGATGAAGGTGACAATGACGGTGATGGTGAATGGGAAGACGAACCTGACGCACGACCAAACCCTTTCAACTTTGACGTTGGTAATTTGCAGGTTCCCGTCGCCAATGGGGCTGCGCTTGCCCCCTTGCGTGATCAACAGAATATCAACGGTCTCGAAAACCTCAATCTTGCTGCCTTCAACGACCTTCCACCTGCCTTTGCCAATATGCCTGAAGAAGGAATTCGACTTGTACGACCTGAGGAACTTGGCTTCCCTGCTGCTGAAGGTGGAGCCAATGTCGAATTCgtagaggaagaagaagaccAGTGGGACCCAGATGATTGGAATGGTGTTTTGGAGGTTGTCGGACTTGTTGGTCCTATTCATGGTCTTTTTCAGAAT CTCATCTTTGCGCTCTTTATTATGGGCTTCGGTGTCATCCTTATCCTCGGTGTTCCAATGCTTATCGGCAAactcttcctttctttcGACTTTTTCCGTACCGCCCTTGGTGTCTCCTCAAAAATTCTTATTATTATCAGAAAAGTGACCGACCCCGTTGTCGACATCGTGTTAGAGATTGTCAAAGACGTCGTTGTGTTGCCATTGATGGCTTCTGGTAGGGCTGCTGAGAAGATTGTCGCGAAGAAGCTGGGTCTGGAAGTAGGCTATCGACTTGGGTCATCCAGCGGAGGGTTCAATCGCATCACCGCCAGTGAAAGCGCCACTCGATTCTCTCCGATTGTGGAAAAGGCTATTGACTACATTGCCACATTTGGCCAATTCTGTTACGACTCCTACGACAGTATCCTCGCCTTCGAGCACCGTATCGccacctccacctcatTCTCGGGCCGCGCGGCTTGTGTCGCTACCGGATACGCCTTTGTCGCTGGCCTCATCACTCTTATCGCGATCGCCGGTAGGGCCCGTCTTACCCGTACTGCAACCGAATTTACCGAAACATTGAACCAGCACTCCAACTTTGTCAAAGTTGCCTTTTTCATGACTCTCGAACTCGTGGCTTTCCCTCTTTGTGTTGGTGGCATGATCGACCTTTGCTTTGTTCCTCTTTTCCCCGGAGCAACCATCTTGTCTAGATGGGGAAACCTATTGGGCTCACCTTTCGGAACCGCATTTATCGACTGGTTGGTGGGATCTATGTTTATGTTTTCGTTTTCGACATTGTTAGGCCAGGTGCGAAAGGTGACCAGGCCTGGCACAATGTTCTTTGTGAGAGATCCGGGAGATCCCAACTTTTCTCCTGTCAAGGACATCGTGGATAAGTCAACTTTACATCAACTCAGAAAG CTTGGTTCATCAGCCATCATGTACAGTGCAGTGGTGTTCAGTCTCTTTGGTGTAGCTTCTTGGGGACTGGCCTATGTCCCTGGAGGATTCTTACCTCTCAAGATGGAGCCGACTTT CGGCCCGATCACATCAATCCCCTTTgacctcctcttccttcatctcGTCATCCCGCCTACTATCGACCTCATCTGTCCTCAAACCCGTGCTCGCCGATTATTCACCCAATGGTGGCGAGCTGTTACCACTCGCTACCGTCTCACCAACCTCGTTGCTCCTGTTCCCAACGAGAATGAACGTTCTGAAACTCCTACCAAGCTTGAAAATGCCCTTTGGCCCATCTGCGATTGGATCTGTCAAAAGCTGTTTGGTAAATATAGGATTGAAGCGACAGATGCGCGTGTACCCGCCAGTGATTCTGTTATACTTATGCCTATTGAACAGCGACGTAAGGAGGGCGGTGTCTTTGTCCCTCTTGATGGGTCTGGTATTCCTTACAACCGCGCAGATAAGCTTCGTCTTCTCAAACAGGACAAGATTGCCCGGGAAGCTGGCAGATTACCGACAAGTGACTATACAATTGTCTGGCTGCCCAAGTATTGGAGGACCAGGATTCATATGTTTGTTGCTACTGCGTTGGCGAGTATGTCGATCGTGATTGCTTTGACAGCTTTCACGCCTTTGGCCGTAGGCCGTATGATGTGGAAGGCGTTGGGGATGGACGTGCATGATGGATACAGCTGG TTTGCCGGAGCTTACATCCTCTACTTTTCCCTTACTCTCGGCCGCCGCGCACGCAAGTACATTACCAGTCTCAACCGCGCCGAGCGTCTTCGTGcatccatcttctccaagcGAGTCAAGCGCGGCCTTCTTCGATGGATTGCCGGAACATACGGTGTTATTACTTTTTACTTGGTTGTCCCGGCTTTGGTTGGAATGGTTATCGATGTCTATTTAGGTGGTCTCTGGTCGAACAGGAACAATATGGGGAGAGTTATCCATGTTTGGGACGCTTG GGCATTGGGCACTGCATTCTGTTCGATCGTCGTCGGTGTTGTGGGTTTGTTGCCTCGAGCGCGCCGTACAGGTTTCCATAACATTTGCGAG CGTTTCCGAGAGCCAGCAGCCAAAAACTTCAAATCTACTACCCGACTCGCACGCCCTGTTCTCGTTCCAAGTGTGATCCTCCTTATTGTACCGCATGTCGTCGGGACAGCATTGGTCGAGCTATTGCCTGAAAGCGCCATTCAGGAAGAAAACAACGCGATCTTAT TCCGATCCGCCATCCTTCCACTCATACTCGTTCTCTCTGTTACCTATGCTACGTCTCGATACCTGGAAGCTGAAGCTTCGACTATCAGACAAAAAGTTATTGAAGCAGAATATGTTGTGGAGGAACGAGTTGAGAATTATGTGCCGCCGGCAAGTAATGGTGAACAAAGTGTGAAGTTAGAATTGGCCGGTGCCGGTCCTGGACCGATTGGTGACAATACAGATAAGGCTGCGATAATTAAtgaaggtgatgatgattggGAGGATATGTAA
- a CDS encoding carboxypeptidase C, putative (Similar to TIGR gene model, INSD accession AAW44329.1), giving the protein MRLSTLALMATPALALPNYLRLSNGPSELASNLATHAISSTQAWLQDAVSNTRNNVQKGWKGIQDGLDQELKVENIDKDGIEYLALSHPAFPLHRLRVVKPELCDSSVKQLSGYLDISETRHLFFWFQESRQNPDEDPLVLWLNGGPGCSSTTGLLFELGGCNIRDKGENTTFNEYSWNSIANVLYLDQPIGVGYSYADEGEVNNSPAAAEDVYAFLVLFISKFREYSDLDFHIAGESYAGTYIPNIASVVHKNNIALDLVPTPSVPKINLKSVMIGNGLTDPYAQFGSVPDWACNSTYAPYDDPSPECDSLRTRASRCQGLISGCYKTNSRFTCVPAALYCWSMFNELQDLGLNMYDVRKTCDKSPEKDGPLCYREMGWMETYLNKPDVKKELGAPESVTFQSCNMQINQNFLLHGDGMHYAGGLLPDLVEDDIRVLVYAGQADMLVNYIGCASVLDNLQTGYLASYLAAPVVNFTSPDGEVFGYTKSASKDGKGSGNVAFVAFHNAGHMVPHDDPEAALRMAGRWLKNEPLAVAKDEWW; this is encoded by the exons ATGCGTCTCTCCACATTGGCCCTCATGGCCACACCGGCGTTGGCATTGCCCAACTACCTCCGTCTCAGCAACGGTCCTTCCGAACTTGCGAGTAACCTTGCCACCCATGCTATCTCATCTACTCAGGCATGGCTTCAGGACGCCGTCTCCAACACCAGGAACAACGTTCAGAAAGGATGGAAGGGGATTCAAGATGGATTAGACCAAGAACTCAAGGTAGAGAACATTGATAAGGATGGTATTGAGT ACCTTGCCCTCTCTCACCCTGCTTTCCCTCTTCACCGCTTGCGTGTCGTCAAGCCCGAGCTTTGTGACTCCTCTGTCAAGCAACTCTCAGGTTATCTTGATATCTCTGAGACGCGTCACCTTTTCTTCTGGTTTCAGGAGTCTCGCCAGAACCCCGATGAGGACCCGCTCGTCCTTTGGCTCAATGGTGGCCCCGGATGTTCCTCTACCACTGGTCTTCTTTTTGAATTGGGCGGATGCAACATCAGGGACAAGGGAGAGAACACGACCTTTAATGAATACTCTTGGAACTCTATTGCTAATGTCTTGTACTTGGACC AGCCAATCGGTGTGGGATATTCTTACGCAGATGAGGGAGAAGTCAACAATTCTCCAGCTGCTGCCGAAGATGTCTATGCTTTCCTCGTCTTGTTCATCTCCAAG TTCCGAGAGTACAGTGATCTTGACTTCCATATTGCCGGTGAATCCTATGCCGGCACTTACATCCCCAACATTGCCAGC GTTGTCCACAAGAATAATATTGCTCTTGACCTCGTCCCTACTCCTTCCGTCCCTAAGATCAACCTCAAGTCGGTCATGATTGGTAACGGTCTTACTGACCCTTACGCTCAATTTGGCTCTGTCCCTGA CTGGGCATGTAACTCCACTTACGCCCCTTACGATGATCCTTCCCCGGAATGCGATTCTCTTCGCACCCGCGCTAGCCGCTGCCAAGGTTTGATCAGCGGATGCTACAAGACCAACTCGAGATTCACCTGTGTTCCCGCGGCTCTCTACTGCTGGTCCATGTTCAACGAATTACAGGATCTC GGTCTTAACATGTATGATGTCCGCAAAACTTGCGACAAATCTCCCGAGAAGGATGGACCCCTGTGCTACCGCGAAATGGGCTGGATGGAAACTTACTTGAACAAACCCGACGTGAAGAAGGAGTTGGGTGCTCCCGAGAGCGTCACTTTCCAGAGCTGCAACATGCAAATCAACCAAAACTT TTTATTGCACGGTGACGGGATGCACTATGCTGGTGGCCTCCTTCCTGACCTTGTTGAGGATGACATCCGAGTTTTGGTCTATGCTGGTCAAGCAGACATGC TTGTCAACTATATTGGATGTGCTTCCGTCCTTGATAACCTCCAGACAGGCTATCTCGCTTCCTACCTTGCAGCGCCCGTCGTGAACTTTACCAGCCCCGATGGCGAGGTATTTGGATACACAAAGTCTGCCAGCAAGGACGGCAAGGGTTCGGGCAACGTCGCTTTTGTGGCTTTCCACAATGCCGGACACATGGTGCCGCATGATGATCCCGAAGCAGCGTTAAGGATGGCCGGCCGATGGTTGAAGAATGAACCTTTGGCTGTTGCGAAAGATGAGTGGTGGTAA
- a CDS encoding DNA-directed RNA polymerase iii 34 kDa polypeptide, putative (Similar to TIGR gene model, INSD accession AAW44327.1), which translates to MSSMSTADQQVWKKVLAAKNKNMSLTQIEASFPTMSKKAVMSSVTTLLKLRLLSQVKGKGDDKAMVYHAHTPEEAKQKATLTQEQSIILSIIRSAGNRGIASAQITRTIGTDTMPISMLRKVLKTLESEGHIKQFKPVNAPTSVYYILAHLKLPEEISGGVWFDDNKEYDQGLVETICAVLLNRVRTATYVDNKKRSEEAKSLVPNALNTSTKYHSLLTPMALRTYVNKLGVTSATLSVKNVMECMRALELDGLVEVIKPVGGVHLQEDSDDESTARSSKRRKVESDSEDEERDKEREKAKMKAKEKAKMKKRREKEKERERKEKERERKRKEKEKERERRRKEKEKERKRKEKERGKKKKKAYGSDNEDSDDALLSINDDGKKKRSRSLSISSVSSISSSSSTSESDSDTDSDSSISSVASSQLDTSIIPFRPSAAATVPASTPAQIIPGGLSGGLTDLTDIAIIYRATSRISIPLGQTQAPCGKCPVFHFCEEDGPVNPTGCEYYGEWLGDSVGGWEKEALGKMRPGWADNEDDKEKKTNEAELNGNGDVVMEEY; encoded by the exons ATGAGCTCCATGTCTACTGCAGACCAGCAGGTCTGGAAAAAGGTCCTTGCGGCCAAAAACAAA AATATGAGCTTGACGCAGATAGAGGCGAGCTTCCCTACTATGAGCAAAAAAGCTGTCATGAGTTCCGTTACGACCCTTCTTAAACTT AGACTGTTGAGCCAGGtgaaaggaaaaggagacGATAAAGCTATGGTGTACCATGCCCATACGCCCGAAGAAGCCAAACA AAAAGCGACTCTTACACAAGAACAATCTATAATCCTTTCTATCATCCGTTCAGCAGGCAACAGAGGTATTGCCAGTGCACAAATTACTAGAACCATTGGGACAGATACCATGCCTATCTCCATGTTACGGAAAGTACTGAAGACACTAGAGAGTGAAGGGCATATCAAACAATTCAAGCCAGTTAAT GCTCCGACTTCTGTATACTACATTTTGGCGCATCTCAAACTCCCTGAGGAGATTTCCGGTGGTGTGTGGTTTGACGATAACAAGGAATACGACCAAGGCCTCGTCGAAACCATTTGCGCCGTCCTTCTTAACCGTGTTCGCACAGCGACCTACGTAGATAACAAGAAACGTAGCGAAGAAGCCAAATCCCTTGTTCCCAACGCACTCAATACCTCTACCAAATACCACTCCCTTCTTACGCCTATGGCCCTTCGCACATATGTCAACAAGCTTGGTGTCACCTCTGCCACATTATCTGTCAAGAACGTCATGGAGTGTATGCGTGCATTGGAGCTCGATGGCCTTGTGGAAGTTATCAAGCCTGTAGGGGGTGTTCATTTGCAGGAAGATTCGGATGATGAAAGTACTGCAAGGAGCAGCAAGCGTAGGAAGGTGGAGAGTGATAGCGAGGATGAAGAGCGGGATAAAGAGcgagaaaaggcaaagatGAAGGCTAaagaaaaggcaaagatgaaaaaacgaagggaaaaagaaaaggaacGGGAAcgaaaggagaaggaaagagaacGCAAACgcaaggagaaggaaaaagaacGAGAAAGAcggaggaaagaaaaagaaaaggagagaaagagaaaggagaaggagcggggaaagaaaaagaagaaggccTACGGCTCGGACAATGAAGATTCTGATGATGCCCTCCTGTCAATCAACGATGACGGCAAGAAGAAACGGTCTCGATCCTTATCCATCTCTTCCGTctcttcaatctcttcctcctcttctaCTTCTGAATCCGATTCCGACACTGATTCTGattcttccatctcatctGTCGCTTCCTCCCAACTCGACACTTCCATCATTCCTTTCAGGCCATCTGCAGCTGCCACCGTTCCCGCCTCTACCCCTGCCCAGATTATCCCCGGAGGCTTGTCCGGCGGCCTCACAGATTTGACAGACATTGCCATCATCTATCGTGCCACTTCCCGCATATCCATCCCACTCGGACAGACACAGGCACCATGTGGCAAATGTCCCGTATTTCATTTTTGTGAAGAGGATGGACCTGTTAACCCCACAGGGTGTGAGTATTATGGGGAGTGGTTGGGAGATTCGGTTGGTGGATGGGAGAAAGAAGCGcttgggaagatgagaCCTGGATGGGCGGATAACGAGGATGAtaaagagaagaagacgaatGAAGCAGAACTGAACGGGAACGGGGATGTTGTAATGGAAGAGTACTAA